One genomic window of Solea solea chromosome 12, fSolSol10.1, whole genome shotgun sequence includes the following:
- the sergef gene encoding secretion-regulating guanine nucleotide exchange factor isoform X2, producing the protein MLTLKGANSYGQLGQGHAEDQCVPRFSDTAALHSKTVRAVAGGGGHSVFITENGEVYVCGQNHRGQLGLHQSADFSTLQLCPTLDQKITNVACGWDFTLFLTDYGQILACGSNSFGQLGVGEMVTHSADLLFVKCLKDPVVSVAAGLRHSLAVTDSGCVYQWGTGLFTHAKRALSPHPVPSHLSSKVPCLVPGLDQKISRQIAAGSTHCVCLTGDGELFLWGSNKYGQLTATESFVSSPCLLKRSLLDGEKAIHVWSGWTHIVAQTESGRVFTWGRANYGQLGRRASASQNPEHQSAGPLTKGANQEVCLPSEVKVLCGATQVACGSEHNLAIVGGSLFSWGWNEHGMCGDGSQTDVVQPQLISGLRPRLIGCGAGHSVAVCCSV; encoded by the exons ATGTTAACGTTAAAGGGAGCCAACAGTTACGGACAGCTGGGACAGGGACATGCGGAGGACCAGTGTGTGCCCCGGTTCTCTGACACCGCTGCTCTGCATAGCAAGACTGTCCGGGCTGTGGCTGGAGGCGGTGGACACTCGGTGTTCATCACCG AGAATGGCGAGGTATATGTGTGTGGACAGAATCACAGAGGCCAGCTTGGACTTCACCAAAGTGCAGACTTCTCAACTCTTCAGCTCTGCCCCACCTTAGATCAGAAGATCACAAATGTAGCCTGTGGTTGGGATTTTACTCTCTTTCTCACTG ACTATGGTCAAATACTGGCATGTGGCTccaattcatttggacaactgGGTGTTGGAGAGATGGTCACACACTCTGCAGATCTACTGTTTGTTAAG TGTTTGAAGGATCCGGTGGTGAGTGTAGCAGCAGGTCTCAGACACTCACTCGCTGTAACAG ACTCAGGCTGTGTGTATCAGTGGGGAACTGGCCTTTTCACACATGCCAAGAGAGCTCTCAGTCCACACCCTGTCCCATCACACCTCAGCTCTAAAGTTCCCTGTCTGGTGCCag GTCTGGATCAGAAAATATCACGCCAGATAGCAGCAGGATCAACGCACTGTGTGTGCCTTACAG GAGATGGTGAATTGTTTCTGTGGGGCAGCAACAAGTATGGTCAGCTGACTGCCACAGAGTCCTTCGTGTCCTCGCCATGCCTTCTGAAGCGCTCACTGCTGGATGGAGAGAAAGCCATACATGTGTGGAGCGGCTGGACACACATTGTTGCTCAAACAG AGAGTGGCAGAGTGTTCACATGGGGCAGAGCAAATTATGGACAGCTGGGTCGACGAGCATCCGCCAGTCAGAACCCAGAGCACCAGTCAGCTGGTCCTTTAACCAAGGGTGCAAACCAGGAGGTGTGCCTCCCTTCAGAGGTTAAAGTCCTCTGTGGGGCAACACAG gtTGCATGCGGATCTGAACATAACCTTGCCATTGTAG GAGGGAGTCTCTTTTCCTGGGGCTGGAACGAACATGGGATGTGTGGAGACGGTTCACAGACGGACGTGGTTCAGCCTCAGCTCATATCTGGTCTCAGACCCCGTCTCATTGGCTGCGGAGCTGGACATTCAGTGgcagtgtgctgcagtgtgtga
- the sergef gene encoding secretion-regulating guanine nucleotide exchange factor isoform X1 has product MEARWRSEFCLLSWGANSYGQLGQGHAEDQCVPRFSDTAALHSKTVRAVAGGGGHSVFITENGEVYVCGQNHRGQLGLHQSADFSTLQLCPTLDQKITNVACGWDFTLFLTDYGQILACGSNSFGQLGVGEMVTHSADLLFVKCLKDPVVSVAAGLRHSLAVTDSGCVYQWGTGLFTHAKRALSPHPVPSHLSSKVPCLVPGLDQKISRQIAAGSTHCVCLTGDGELFLWGSNKYGQLTATESFVSSPCLLKRSLLDGEKAIHVWSGWTHIVAQTESGRVFTWGRANYGQLGRRASASQNPEHQSAGPLTKGANQEVCLPSEVKVLCGATQVACGSEHNLAIVGGSLFSWGWNEHGMCGDGSQTDVVQPQLISGLRPRLIGCGAGHSVAVCCSV; this is encoded by the exons ATGGAAGCGAGGTGGCGGTCAGAGTTTTGTTTACTCTCTTGG GGAGCCAACAGTTACGGACAGCTGGGACAGGGACATGCGGAGGACCAGTGTGTGCCCCGGTTCTCTGACACCGCTGCTCTGCATAGCAAGACTGTCCGGGCTGTGGCTGGAGGCGGTGGACACTCGGTGTTCATCACCG AGAATGGCGAGGTATATGTGTGTGGACAGAATCACAGAGGCCAGCTTGGACTTCACCAAAGTGCAGACTTCTCAACTCTTCAGCTCTGCCCCACCTTAGATCAGAAGATCACAAATGTAGCCTGTGGTTGGGATTTTACTCTCTTTCTCACTG ACTATGGTCAAATACTGGCATGTGGCTccaattcatttggacaactgGGTGTTGGAGAGATGGTCACACACTCTGCAGATCTACTGTTTGTTAAG TGTTTGAAGGATCCGGTGGTGAGTGTAGCAGCAGGTCTCAGACACTCACTCGCTGTAACAG ACTCAGGCTGTGTGTATCAGTGGGGAACTGGCCTTTTCACACATGCCAAGAGAGCTCTCAGTCCACACCCTGTCCCATCACACCTCAGCTCTAAAGTTCCCTGTCTGGTGCCag GTCTGGATCAGAAAATATCACGCCAGATAGCAGCAGGATCAACGCACTGTGTGTGCCTTACAG GAGATGGTGAATTGTTTCTGTGGGGCAGCAACAAGTATGGTCAGCTGACTGCCACAGAGTCCTTCGTGTCCTCGCCATGCCTTCTGAAGCGCTCACTGCTGGATGGAGAGAAAGCCATACATGTGTGGAGCGGCTGGACACACATTGTTGCTCAAACAG AGAGTGGCAGAGTGTTCACATGGGGCAGAGCAAATTATGGACAGCTGGGTCGACGAGCATCCGCCAGTCAGAACCCAGAGCACCAGTCAGCTGGTCCTTTAACCAAGGGTGCAAACCAGGAGGTGTGCCTCCCTTCAGAGGTTAAAGTCCTCTGTGGGGCAACACAG gtTGCATGCGGATCTGAACATAACCTTGCCATTGTAG GAGGGAGTCTCTTTTCCTGGGGCTGGAACGAACATGGGATGTGTGGAGACGGTTCACAGACGGACGTGGTTCAGCCTCAGCTCATATCTGGTCTCAGACCCCGTCTCATTGGCTGCGGAGCTGGACATTCAGTGgcagtgtgctgcagtgtgtga